A window of Triplophysa dalaica isolate WHDGS20190420 chromosome 7, ASM1584641v1, whole genome shotgun sequence contains these coding sequences:
- the LOC130426247 gene encoding uncharacterized protein LOC130426247, translating into MRYDRRVTVSDLEAGDRVLVRNVRIRGKHKISDKWESIVHVVVRRAGTLPVYTVKPENQDGPLRTLHRDLLLPCGYLTTEVNKTSDQQPTRRRPATRANPIVDENNFSDDEDEIIPVYYFREPPNAQCTTVHDSLVQPNPTMLTVQDKRHTEPPGNCPVNVQNVDCTAEVNKPPDMSNGASDSPLTLNDPNCHHYDTDDLLTERAMFDEQADEIVMTESNLPDSKNPVEEQNLLDDDIQIEQLPVFLDMLNSEKDMSRNASKEPEEEIMDTTLRRSERNRQPSKRLEYTELGNPFVTVVKSFFQGLTTAVADILSEGENSYPSVLYPEIQTVQPLPCTGTYMSSKGESVARLNNEKPQLAV; encoded by the coding sequence ATGAGGTATGACAGGCGTGTGACTGTTTCGGACTTGGAAGCTGGAGACAGAGTATTGGTCAGAAACGTTCGCATTCGAGGAAAACATAAGATTTCAGACAAGTGGGAGTCAATTGTCCACGTGGTGGTGAGGAGAGCAGGTACCCTGCCCGTATATACAGTCAAACCTGAAAATCAGGATGGTCCTTTGAGAACACTGCATAGGGACTTACTCCTTCCATGTGGTTACCTGACTACAGAGGTCAACAAGACGTCTGACCAGCAGCCCACAAGGCGCAGGCCAGCCACCCGTGCAAATCCTATTGTGGATGAGAATAATTTCTCAGACGATGAAGATGAAATCATTCCTGTTTACTATTTCAGAGAACCCCCAAATGCTCAGTGTACCACAGTCCATGACAGTCTAGTGCAGCCTAATCCAACCATGCTTACTGTGCAGGATAAACGGCATACTGAACCTCCAGGCAATTGTCCTGTGAATGTTCAAAATGTAGATTGCACTGCTGAAGTTAACAAGCCACCTGATATGTCCAATGGTGCCTCAGACAGTCCCCTCACACTTAATGATCCTAACTGTCACCACTACGACACTGATGACCTACTTACCGAAAGAGCAATGTTTGATGAACAAGCTGATGAAATCGTTATGACCGAAAGTAACTTGCCTGATAGTAAAAACCCTGTGGAGGAACAAAACTTACTTGATGATGACATCCAAATTGAGCAGCTTCCAGTGTTCCTTGACATGTTAAATAGTGAAAAGGATATGAGTCGCAATGCAAGTAAAGAACCAGAAGAGGAAATAATGGATACAACACTTAGGAGATCAGAGAGAAACCGTCAGCCATCAAAGAGACTTGAATATACTGAACTTGGAAACCCCTTTGTCACAGTTGTTAAATCATTCTTTCAGGGGTTAACTACAGCTGTGGCTGACATTTTAAGTGAGGGTGAGAACTCGTATCCTTCTGTTTTGTACCCTGAGATACAAACAGTTCAACCATTGCCATGTACAGGGACGTACATGAGTTCAAAGGGGGAGAGTGTAGCCAGGTTAAATAATGAGAAACCCCAATTAGCTGTCTAA